The region GGTTCCGTTAGAAAACTTCAATGAAATAAATCTCTCTTTGAAATCATTCATACAGGCTATTTATTGTAGTCTTTGAAAGTATTTGAAATTGTCCAATGTGCTGCAGTATTTGGATCAATTGAAAGCATTGTATTGCCATGGGAtttgctagtgtgtgtgtgtgtggtatgacaCTGACAAAATTGTGCATGTAATCCCATGGAAAGACAGAATATGCAATGTGGAGATTGGGAGCTAAGtttctcattttattttaagatacCATGCTTTTAAAGTGTAACTGTTATGGCCTTTACACTTACCTGCTAATAATATAGTGAAAAGCACTAATCGCTCAGCACTGGTGAATAGtaaacagacagggacagaataGTAAACACACAGGGACAAAAAGATTAGGCTACGAGCTTATAGGTAACACAACACTGACCAAGGTCCATGTCTACTACCTCTATCACCAAACAGCCTCTGAGGTTCCCAACATATTAGCCAAAGGAGGGATGAATTTActgaaaaatacacacacagtacacaaaacattttcgtGTTCCCATTAATCATTGAACTTATGATGATTACAGCTCGATTACAGCTCTGACATGCCAAACCTCACCCCTGAGCTAGCACGTCACAATAAAGATTAAGGATTACATTATGTTACTCGTCAGTTGAAGGTTCAACTGAAATTTGACTCCTGGTTTTAAACCAAATTGGATCGGTATAGGGGGCTGCCACATTAGATGCCCACGGAGCAATTAGGGTAAACTTTGTTACTCAACgagagaacaacagatttttcagcTTGCTTGTTTAGTGATTAGTCTAGCAACCTTTTGCTTACTGGTCAGATCTTTTAATTGCAAGGCACATCTGCCACCACATCTATACAATGCAAATTCTCCAGTGTTAAATTAACCCAGTGTTAAATGTGGAAGAAAATATTGCAAccagttttaaaatattaaatcatattttaatatatttccggAGTGCCTTTCTGGTGTCTGTCAGGTGAATTTTAGAGTTATCAAACTTTTATATATGGCTTTGCATTGTATATATGAAATACATGCCTATTTCCTAAGTCATTAAACCTTAGTTTTATCCTAAAAGTCACACATATCACTTTGAACCACTCAATAAAAAGTTATACTTATTACAATTTAACAACTCTACATAACCCCATAGCCACTGTATATTTTCATCTCCAAAGTGATGGAATACAGTGTACAAAAATATAACAAtcatgtgtcactgtccaaatactggAGTTCACTATAGATTTATTAAAccaatataaaatgtaactttAACTTTTGCACCCACTTCTGAAATAATTGTTCCAGTTTGGATGGTATAAACCCTTACTGGAAACATAAGTAAGAAAAGTCATAGTGTACTTGCAAATTAATGTAATACTGATGGAATCCAGCCAGAGTAGCAGTATACACCatttggatttatttttatatatcacCTTTAACCTGCATGCAGAATGACTCCTAGGGTTGGAAAGACCATGAAACGAACCAAAGCATCTTACCTGGACGCATAAGATTAATTCTTGAATACATTTACGAATAATTGTAAAACTCCACCCCCAATGGGAAATATGATAATCATCAGCATGGTTTAAAGTGGTGTTGGTAAGTTTCTGGGTGCAGTCAAAGAATTAATGTATAAAAAATGTGCTTAAATCTCAGCTAGTGAGGTCTTACGCACCAAATACGTATGAATGCTTAATATGTCTGTCACTAACCAAATCAGTCATTAGTGAAAACTCTACAATTCACCTGAAGGACAAGGTTCTTtggtacattttcaaatatagttttacatttaaaccaCACATAGTCAAGTAATTGAATACTTGTTCCAGTGTATATACCAGGCCCGGCGCTAGAACAAACGTGTTGGATGGGCACTTGATTTCCATGGGTGGGCACATTTATCCTACTCACCAATGTAGAATAGTAACTTTAGCATGTGGACGCAAAGCAAAAAATTACAGCATGCTTGGCTTACTAAAGCTATATAAAAGCAAAATACACAGttgtcaatcaaattcaaaagctTTTAGTAACTGCAatagttacacattctttgtagcttagtgatcaCATCACTTAAAGAAGATCTTCGATCGCATTTGCAGACGAAAGCATGAGGgctacattcccaacagtaatTATTAAGAAACTTCTAACCCAAACTATTTTTGGGGGACAAAACATTCTGGTTGGAGGTGTGCACTGCCCACGCCGCCGGGTCTTGTATATATGGACCCAATTTTAACACAGTGTTTATTTAACCATGGAAAACTTGCTGTGAGAATGAGTAAGCCATTTTCTGTCCAAGCATGTGCTAAGAAACCATGCCACATCTTGTTTCATCCCCTTCTAGGGTCACTACATCAAGGACCCACAGGTAAAAAGGTTGTATATAAGTATGTTCATTTTACTGTGTTGATCTGATTGCATCTTATTCCCTTGCGTGTGATCCAATGTATACAGTATGCATGTTTGCATTAGGTGGAGGTGACAGCCTATGCATACAAAATAAgcatatttgattatattacCAAGCTACACATAGGGCAGTTGATGTAAGTGCATGAAATACAATCACACAACCAATTGAGACTCACCCTTTCCGCTGACTGTGCCGTCCCAAAGAAGATCGGTATAAAAGCTAACCAAATGATGCATGTAGTATACATAGTAAATCCAATAGGCTTGGCCTCATTGAAGGTCTCCGGCACTCCCCTGGTCTTGATGGCGTAAACAGTGCATGTGACCATCAGGAGGATACTGTATCCAAGTGAGCAGATGAGTGAGAGGTCCGAGATGTCACACTTGAGAACCCCGCGGGCATTCTCTGGGTCCTGCGTGCGCTGCTCGCCATAGTCCACCACCGTGTGTGGTGGGTCGGCGGCGAACCACACCAAAACTCCCAGTAACTGGACAGAGATCAGGCTGAAGGTAATGACCAGCTGGGAGGCTGGGGAGATGAACCGCGGCGCAGTCACGGCCTTCTTGCCCTGCTCGAAGATGCGGTGGATGCGGTTGGTTTTGGTAAGCAGAGCCGCATAGCTGAAGCACATCCCCAGGCCCAGGAAGATGCGCCTGAAGGAGCAAACGGAAACGTCAGGGGCTGCGATCATGGGGAAGGTGATAGCGTAGCAAAGGAATATGCCCGTTAGCAGAACATAGCTCATCTCCCGGCCCGAAGCTCGGACAATGGGCGTGTCATGGTAGCGCACAAAGGTGACAATGACAAAGGTGGTAGCCAGAATGCCCAGCACAGAGATGAAGACTGGCACCAATGCCCAGGGTGAGTGCCACTCCAGCTTGATGATCGGGATAGGTTGGCACCCGGTGCGGTTCTGGTCGGGGCGCTGCTCATACGGGCACAGCTCACATACAAACTCACTGGCCTGGAAATGGTAGCCCTCACAGCGTTCGCAGTGCCAGCAACATGGTACGCCCTTCACCACCTTCTTTCTCTCGCCCATCTTGCAGGGCAGGCTGCACACTGAGGCAGGCACAGAGGAATCTCCATTGGTCCACTGCATGGCATCTATCTGGAGGGAGCAAGACGTGTAACATTAATCTAAAAAATCACCAAAAGAAGATGACTAATTAACACTTCATTACTGAGCATCATGATCATCACATTTGAAATCTTTCATTTTTTAACTTATTTGTAGATTTACCCTATGATATTGATATAACAgatattgtggaaaaagagTTCTCATGGAGGTAAATTGAATTCATCAACAAGTAATACAACATACCATACAATAACGAGACAACCTATTTATCGAACTTGGAAGAAAAGATGATTAACGCTTATTGTCCTTACATTTAAGTAAAGCTGGTCGGTCCAGTGGCCAATGACCTTGTAGCCTGCTGTGGACCGGTTGTTGATCTGGTACTGAAAGATGTCATAGCGCCCTGGAGCATCACCATTCTCATTAAATGTGACTGGAGTACCAGCACTTCCTGTAAAACAGGAAActttattaatttaattgaaGAATGTAAATCAATATAGAGAAAATATCACTGACACAAGGACTTGGATTAGTGTACAAGGCTTTGAATCCCCTGCTTTTACCTGATTGGAGGGGAAACGCACTGCCACTGTGTGAAGCAAATATCTCTCAAGGTTGTTTGTCAGTATGCTTGTCAGATACTGCTAAAGAAATGGTTTAGCAGTCATTATTTACTACAATCTCCACTGCCAAGCTCCAAACTCCTTTCAGGTAGCTATCTTGTCTCCCAGAAGACCTGCCTACAGTAACGTTGCTCACGTATCACCTCAGGTCcttaaaacctgcaaaatccaaCACAGTCAGGATAGCTATGTATTATTAAATTTACTGCAGAGAAGTCAGGCGGATTGGGCCTGAAGTATCAGATAAAGAGATGCGACTTGTCTCCCAAACACCACCCACAGCTCTGTGCAGACGCTTCACTTCCTGTGCCTGTCAGAGATAAATTAATCCACTCACACGCTTTGCCACTGCACCTATCACCCTCTTTCCTTGCGGTAGCTTGGCAGAGAGTTGGAAATTAAACAGGAAGAATAGCTCTGATTGTTTGGCCATGCACGGCCTAGCTACCTTCCTCTTCCTTTAGCACAAGTGAGTCTAAATTAGACACAGGAGGAAATCCACCAGTCTGAAGGTAATTGTACAtcttcatttgtattttaagAACTAATACATCAGGGATTGGCATCATGAACCATTGCAATAAGCCATTGTCATATGTTACTGAAATACCCACATTACACGTATATATGTTTGCCTTGTTATCACAGCATTGTGGAGGTTGGAAAAGTCAATTTGTGGCATGTGTTTCCCATTAACCATCACTCACATGATGATGCTGTCTAtgtaatttattatttgtaCCAGTGCAGACTTTCTCTTTCTTGTTTCACATTAGTTACTTAATTAGACTAACTGCATTGTTCAGGAGCCGATACACAAGCATTCCGCTACATCCACAGCAACAACTGAGATAATGTCTATGCAACCAATACATTGTTCAAATTTGAAAGGAGACATTTGTAAGATTTCTACCGTACAAAAGCAGAAAATAACCTTTtgcacaaaagaaaataaaacgtTACCAGTCCCAAGAAAATGGTGATAAAGCTTGGGAGAGGATTTCACTAAATATTTGAATCTCTTTTGAGTGATAAAGGAATTGTCCAGAATAGTGATGCAGAGTTCTGTATATTTATCCTCGCCAGGTAAGCTATTAATCCATCTACATAGTACCAAATTAGCTTTTTGGCAACACTAGCCTAGCACACATATACAAAAGGCATTTGTTCACTTGTTTATAGTTATAAACAGCAGGAATGATAGGCTGTAGTTTCTGCTACATCAACTTTTGTGGAtttatatttaaagaaaattaaCAATCCTGTCACATAAACCCCAAACCCCTGTCTGATTTGTGAAGTCTGTTTTACATCCATTCCTGGAAGTCTTTGGCTTTTAAAACCTATGTTTTTGGTCTCCCTCCCAGTGTATTCACCAatctaattaaacattttaaaaagctcaGTGTCATTATCCTCACAAGGTGAGGTCACAGAACCAGGAGCCAGATGCTTACAGGGTGTGTAAATGTGAAGCATCTGGTTGTTATTTCCACTCCCTAAGGAAAGAGGCTGGGCACTGGGAGCCTGTGGAGCAAGATTGAACTGGGCCAACATTCTGCAGATTTTTCTCATCAATGGAACATCTGGCCtcaatacatatatacagtttACTGTTCCCTGAAGTTGAGTTTGTTAGGAACAGAGTGGACTGGGTTCTGTGGATTTTACCTGTGGCCAAAGTTTCTAACGTATTTTGTTTAGAAGGTGCATTTTAGAAGGAGCTTAAATGATTATATGTTCCCTACCCCAAAAAATGCATGCATGACAGAACACGGAATAGGATCTCCTACTTGCATTGCTCGCCCCCTTAAGCTTCTCATAAGTATGATTTCTATCATTTTAAGAAAATTAAACCTTATAGCCCTAATGTGCCTGCAGCATAAAGAAGTTGGCCGAGTTACAGCAAGAACAGTTTACATTCAAAATAAGTTGTGTGGGATGGTACATTTGGCCAACATCATGAATTTACGACTAACTTGATTATAACAGAATAATGACTGGGTATGGGGGATGGCTCTGGACCATCCTTCAAGACAGATACTTGATTGGCTGTGGGGATGTCTCTGGACTTTCCTACAAGCCAATCAGATCTGTATGACTGGGTATGGGGGACAATTCTGGACCATCCTACAAGCCAATCAGATCtctatgtaaatattttgaacaaAGGGCCCACACAATCAGAGTGAGCATTGCAAAGGAGACTCATTATAAAAAGCACACAGTGATCTAttgtaatgaagaaaaaaaaaaactattaattaaAAAGACTGCATGGGGACTTAAAACAATTACTCAATGTCCtggtaatatttttttcctaaCCAATCTGCAATCAGCCTCCTGATTGTAACTTGAATAAATGTGCCTCAATTTCTATACAGTGGCACTTTACATAGATGATTATGTGGTTGGACGAGACATAATTACGGGTTGACCCACTCTCAACCCTCCAATCACCCACACAGTTTCCAATGAAGATTCTTTCAACAGGATTTTTTATTAAAGACCAGACACCCTCTGTAATGTATGATTAGTGAATGGGCACAAGTTATGATTACATTAAAGATCTACTTTCTTCAACATGAATATGAGTCTTCctatacagtgtggagaacaagtatttgatacaccacctgtctacacactcaatcaaacagactccaacctctccacaatggccaagaccagagagctgtgtaaggacatcagggataaaattgtagatctgcacaaggctgggatgagctacaggacaataggcaagcagcttggtgagaaggcaacaactgttggagcaattattagaaaatggaagaagttcaagataacgctcaatctccctcggtctggggctccatgcaaaatctcacctcgtagggcatcaatgatcatgaggaaggagagggatcatcccagaactacacggcaggacctggtcaatgacctgaagagagctgggaccacagtctcaaagaaaactattagtaacacactatgccgtcatagataaaaatcctgcagcacacgctaggtccccctgctcaagccagcgcatgttgaggcccatctgaagtttgccaatgaccatttggatgatccagaggaggaatgagagaaggtcatgtggtctgatgagacaaaaatagagctttttggtctaaactccactcgccgtgtttggccaacaacctccttccctcagtaagagcattgaagatgggtcgtggctgggtcttccagcatgacaatgacccgaaaaacacagccagggcaactaaggagtggctccgtaagaaacatctcctggagtggcctagccagtctccagacctgaacccaatagaaaatctttggagggagctgaaagtcagcaTTGCCCAGCGAccgccccgaaacctgaa is a window of Esox lucius isolate fEsoLuc1 chromosome 19, fEsoLuc1.pri, whole genome shotgun sequence DNA encoding:
- the grm8b gene encoding glutamate receptor, metabotropic 8b isoform X5, coding for MFANEDDIRRILDAAKRLNQTGHFLWVGSDSWGSKISPVVQQERVAEGAVTILPKRASVDAFDRYFRSRSLSNNRRNVWFAEFWEENFVCKLGMHGKRPGSPKKCTGLEKVGRDSTYEQEGKVQFVMDAVYAMAHALHHMHRELCSGYPGLCPRMANIDGKELLIYIRAVNFNGSAGTPVTFNENGDAPGRYDIFQYQINNRSTAGYKVIGHWTDQLYLNIDAMQWTNGDSSVPASVCSLPCKMGERKKVVKGVPCCWHCERCEGYHFQASEFVCELCPYEQRPDQNRTGCQPIPIIKLEWHSPWALVPVFISVLGILATTFVIVTFVRYHDTPIVRASGREMSYVLLTGIFLCYAITFPMIAAPDVSVCSFRRIFLGLGMCFSYAALLTKTNRIHRIFEQGKKAVTAPRFISPASQLVITFSLISVQLLGVLVWFAADPPHTVVDYGEQRTQDPENARGVLKCDISDLSLICSLGYSILLMVTCTVYAIKTRGVPETFNEAKPIGFTMYTTCIIWLAFIPIFFGTAQSAERMYIQTATLTVSLSLSASVSLGMLYMPKVYIIIFHPEQNVPKRKRSFKAIVTVATMTSKLSQLASERPNGEVKTELCEGTDASMPSSKTTYVSYTNHAI